A window from Peromyscus eremicus chromosome 1, PerEre_H2_v1, whole genome shotgun sequence encodes these proteins:
- the Polr2i gene encoding DNA-directed RNA polymerase II subunit RPB9 produces the protein MEPDGTYEPGFVGIRFCQECNNMLYPKEDKENRILLYACRNCDYQQEAENSCIYVNKITHEVDELTQIIADVSQDPTLPRTEDHPCQKCGHKEAVFFQSHSARAEDAMRLYYVCTAPHCGHRWTE, from the exons ATGGAACCCGATGGGACCTACGAGCCCGGCTTCGTGGGTATTCGATTCTGCCAGGAATG tAACAACATGCTGTACCCCAAGGAGGACAAGGAGAACCGCATTCTGCTGTACGCG TGCCGGAACTGTGACTACCAGCAGGAAGCCGAAAACAGCTGCATCTACGTCAACAAAATCACGCACGAAGTGGA CGAACTGACCCAGATCATCGCAGATGTGTCGCAGGACCCCACGTTGCCGCGGACGGAGGACCACCCGTGCCAGAA GTGTGGCCACAAGGAGGCAGTGTTCTTCCAATCACACAGTGCCCGAGCTGAG GATGCCATGCGCCTGTACTATGTATGCACTGCCCCACACTGCGGCCACCGCTGGACTGAATGa